The proteins below are encoded in one region of Clostridium fermenticellae:
- a CDS encoding phosphoglycerate kinase, with protein sequence MAVYNKKTIEDIDVKGKKVLVRCDFNVPLVDGKITDENRLVGALPTIKYLVEHDAKVILCSHLGKPKGEPKPDLSLAPVAKRLSELLKKEVVFAADDNVVGENAKKAVSEMKDRDVVLLQNTRYRKEETKNEENFSKELASLAGVFVNDAFGTAHRAHCSTVGVTKFMKVAVCGYLIQKELKFLGNAVENPQRPFVAILGGAKVSDKLGVINNLLDKVDTLIIGGGMAYTFLKALGNEIGKSLLEADKVDYTKDMIKKAEEKGVKLLLPIDVTYTKEFGKDETPFISEGRSIPKDYMGLDIGPKTSKLFADSLKTAKTVVWNGPMGVFEFPEFARGTLAVAEAMAASDAITIIGGGDSASAVNNFGLGDKMTHISTGGGASLEFLEGKVLPGIAALNDK encoded by the coding sequence ATGGCTGTTTATAATAAAAAGACTATAGAAGATATAGATGTAAAGGGAAAAAAGGTTTTAGTAAGATGTGATTTTAATGTGCCGCTGGTTGATGGAAAAATAACAGATGAAAATAGATTAGTCGGTGCACTTCCAACAATTAAATATTTAGTAGAGCATGATGCAAAAGTTATACTTTGTTCACATCTTGGGAAACCTAAGGGAGAACCGAAACCTGACTTATCTTTAGCTCCAGTTGCTAAAAGACTTTCAGAGCTTTTAAAAAAGGAAGTTGTATTTGCTGCAGATGATAATGTAGTCGGTGAAAATGCTAAAAAAGCAGTTAGTGAAATGAAAGATAGAGATGTTGTTCTTCTTCAAAATACAAGGTATAGAAAAGAAGAAACTAAAAATGAGGAAAATTTCTCAAAAGAATTAGCTTCGCTTGCCGGGGTGTTTGTTAATGATGCCTTTGGTACAGCTCATAGAGCTCACTGTTCAACAGTTGGAGTTACCAAGTTTATGAAAGTTGCAGTATGTGGGTATTTAATACAAAAGGAATTAAAATTTTTAGGAAATGCTGTTGAAAATCCTCAAAGACCATTTGTAGCAATATTGGGTGGAGCAAAGGTATCAGATAAGCTTGGAGTTATAAATAATCTTTTAGACAAAGTTGATACGCTTATAATAGGAGGAGGAATGGCCTACACATTCTTAAAAGCACTTGGAAATGAAATAGGCAAATCATTATTGGAAGCTGATAAGGTTGATTATACCAAAGATATGATAAAAAAGGCAGAAGAAAAGGGAGTAAAATTATTATTGCCTATAGATGTAACATATACTAAAGAGTTTGGAAAAGATGAGACTCCATTTATATCAGAAGGAAGAAGTATTCCAAAGGATTATATGGGGCTTGATATAGGTCCTAAAACATCAAAGCTTTTTGCAGATTCATTAAAGACTGCAAAGACAGTTGTTTGGAATGGTCCAATGGGAGTATTTGAATTCCCTGAATTTGCAAGGGGAACTCTTGCTGTAGCTGAAGCAATGGCCGCTTCTGATGCTATAACAATAATAGGAGGAGGAGATAGTGCATCTGCTGTTAATAACTTTGGACTTGGTGATAAAATGACACACATATCCACAGGTGGTGGGGCCTCACTTGAGTTCCTGGAAGGAAAGGTTCTTCCTGGTATAGCAGCTTTAAACGATAAATAA
- the gap gene encoding type I glyceraldehyde-3-phosphate dehydrogenase yields the protein MIKVGINGFGRIGRNVFKALVKNYADELQVVGINDLTDAATLAHLLKYDSLYGRFDGTVEARENSIVVNEKEIRIFSERNPKDIDWNGVGAEIVIESTGLFRDEKAKAHLGGTVKKVLISAPAKNEDITIVMGVNEEKYDPNKHNIISNASCTTNCLAPFAKVLDREFGIVKGLMTTVHSYTGDQRLLDAPHKDLRRARAACESMIPTTTGAAKAVALVLPQLKGKLNGFSLRVPTPTVSCTDLVAELKKDVTVEEVNAAFKKAAETDMKGILGYNDEPLVSVDYRGDKRSSIVDGLSTMVVEGNMVKVVSWYDNEFGYSNRLADLTKYVADRL from the coding sequence ATGATTAAAGTTGGAATTAACGGTTTTGGAAGAATAGGAAGAAATGTATTTAAGGCATTAGTAAAAAATTACGCAGATGAATTACAAGTTGTTGGTATAAATGACTTGACTGATGCTGCTACATTAGCTCATTTATTAAAATATGATTCGTTGTATGGAAGATTTGATGGAACAGTTGAAGCTAGAGAAAATTCAATAGTTGTAAACGAAAAGGAAATAAGGATTTTTTCAGAAAGGAATCCTAAAGACATAGATTGGAATGGTGTTGGAGCTGAAATAGTTATAGAATCTACTGGATTATTTAGAGATGAAAAGGCTAAGGCTCATCTTGGTGGAACAGTTAAAAAGGTTCTTATTTCAGCACCGGCAAAGAATGAAGATATTACAATAGTTATGGGTGTTAATGAAGAAAAGTATGATCCAAATAAGCATAATATTATTTCGAATGCTTCCTGTACTACAAACTGCTTAGCTCCATTTGCCAAGGTACTTGACAGAGAATTTGGAATAGTAAAAGGATTAATGACAACAGTCCATTCATATACTGGGGATCAAAGATTACTTGATGCCCCACACAAAGATTTGAGGAGAGCTAGAGCCGCTTGTGAATCCATGATTCCAACAACTACAGGAGCTGCAAAGGCAGTGGCCCTTGTATTACCTCAATTGAAAGGAAAATTAAATGGATTCTCACTTAGGGTTCCTACTCCTACAGTATCCTGCACAGATTTAGTTGCAGAACTTAAAAAGGATGTAACAGTTGAGGAGGTAAACGCTGCATTCAAAAAGGCTGCCGAGACTGATATGAAGGGCATACTTGGTTATAATGATGAACCATTGGTATCTGTAGACTACAGAGGGGATAAAAGATCTTCAATAGTAGATGGATTGTCAACTATGGTTGTTGAGGGAAATATGGTTAAAGTTGTTTCATGGTATGATAATGAATTTGGATATTCAAACAGATTAGCAGACTTAACTAAGTATGTTGCTGATAGATTATAG
- a CDS encoding sugar-binding transcriptional regulator: MEQLLKLQQKIVPELLELLEKRYNILRTIYYNQPIGRRVLANNLGIGERIVRTEINFLKSQNFIEINTQGMTITREGEIINDKLKDFIHEMKGLSDIESQIKEKLKLRDIIVVPGSLDEDHTVMNELGRTAASYLRGIIKDNSIISLTGGSTIKEVVDNMPGISGLENIFVVPARGGMGKNIQTQANTLVSNLASKLSANYRLLHVPDNLSDKALGTIVEEKDIREILDIIHSSNILIYGIGRADQMARKRGLSEDKVKKIYKAGGVGEAFGYYFNRLGEVVYSTPTIGIKNDDINKIDFLVAVAGGKEKAEAIISTEINNSNSVLVTDEGAACEILNIINSQK; this comes from the coding sequence ATGGAACAGTTATTGAAATTACAGCAAAAAATAGTTCCCGAATTGTTAGAATTACTGGAGAAAAGGTATAACATACTTAGAACTATATATTATAATCAGCCCATAGGCAGAAGGGTTTTAGCAAATAATTTAGGTATAGGTGAAAGAATAGTTCGCACGGAAATAAATTTCTTAAAAAGCCAGAACTTCATTGAAATAAATACTCAGGGTATGACAATAACAAGAGAAGGAGAAATTATAAATGATAAACTTAAAGATTTTATACATGAAATGAAAGGTTTGTCAGATATAGAAAGTCAGATAAAAGAAAAATTAAAATTAAGAGATATAATAGTTGTCCCGGGGAGTTTGGATGAAGATCATACAGTTATGAATGAACTTGGAAGAACGGCAGCATCTTATTTAAGGGGAATTATTAAGGACAATAGTATAATTTCGTTAACAGGTGGATCTACGATTAAAGAAGTAGTTGATAATATGCCTGGAATATCTGGACTTGAAAATATATTTGTAGTTCCGGCGAGAGGTGGTATGGGTAAAAATATACAGACTCAAGCAAATACTCTGGTTTCTAATTTAGCAAGTAAGTTATCCGCAAACTATAGATTACTTCATGTTCCTGATAATCTAAGCGATAAGGCTTTAGGAACTATTGTTGAGGAAAAAGATATTAGAGAAATTTTGGACATAATACATAGCTCAAATATTTTAATATATGGTATTGGAAGAGCAGATCAAATGGCTAGAAAAAGAGGTCTTAGTGAAGATAAGGTTAAAAAGATTTATAAGGCCGGTGGAGTTGGAGAAGCATTTGGGTACTATTTTAATAGGCTTGGAGAGGTTGTATATTCAACCCCAACTATAGGAATTAAAAATGATGACATCAATAAAATAGATTTTCTTGTTGCAGTCGCAGGTGGAAAGGAAAAGGCAGAAGCTATAATTTCTACTGAAATTAACAATTCAAATAGTGTACTTGTTACGGATGAGGGAGCGGCATGTGAAATCTTGAATATTATAAATAGTCAAAAATAA
- the rpoN gene encoding RNA polymerase factor sigma-54, translated as MTQQMQLSIKLLQMSSFELEQYIEKEVQENPVLDAKDAYDNVKSKNDDIDYKQLIKYLEFDNYSHHNYTRNNEEEVSPFIFISEKKSLKEYLKEQIRDIEENDYIKSICFYLIENINAKGYLDMDDEEIMDEINISRDIENHAVKILQSLEPYGVGARDLKECLRIQVIKKGIDDTNIFIIIDKYLELIAENKYNIIAKELKIDVKEAQKYGDTIKSLEPKPSRGFYTGEETKYIIPDAYIKKIDDKYYIIMNDDLLPKLSINNMYKDIINEDQDKNAVDYVKEKLNSAIFLIKSIQHRKSTIYRVLEKILEIQRDYFDYGEKHLKPMTLKNIADSLEMHESTISRAIRDKYIYTNSGTIRIKDLFTLGISSTINGEDVSVNLIKRYIQDLIDNEDRKKPLSDQRICDILIQKNMNISRRTVAKYREELGIKSSKGRKRF; from the coding sequence ATGACACAGCAGATGCAATTATCTATAAAATTGCTCCAAATGTCAAGTTTTGAACTTGAACAATATATTGAAAAAGAGGTTCAGGAGAATCCTGTGCTTGATGCAAAAGATGCTTATGATAATGTGAAATCAAAAAATGATGATATTGATTATAAGCAATTAATTAAATATTTAGAATTTGATAACTATAGTCACCACAATTATACAAGGAATAATGAAGAAGAAGTATCACCGTTTATATTTATTTCTGAGAAAAAGTCATTGAAGGAATATCTAAAAGAACAGATAAGAGACATAGAAGAAAACGATTATATAAAGTCAATTTGTTTTTATCTTATTGAAAATATAAATGCTAAAGGGTATCTTGATATGGATGATGAGGAGATTATGGACGAGATAAATATATCAAGGGATATTGAGAATCATGCTGTTAAGATTCTGCAAAGTCTTGAACCATATGGCGTGGGAGCGAGAGACCTTAAGGAGTGTCTGAGAATACAAGTGATAAAAAAAGGAATAGATGATACTAATATTTTTATTATAATAGATAAATATCTGGAACTTATAGCTGAAAATAAATATAATATTATAGCTAAGGAACTTAAAATAGATGTTAAAGAAGCACAAAAGTACGGGGATACAATAAAGTCACTTGAACCAAAGCCGTCTAGAGGCTTTTATACAGGTGAAGAAACAAAGTATATAATTCCCGATGCATATATAAAGAAAATAGATGACAAATATTATATAATTATGAATGATGATTTGCTGCCAAAGCTTAGTATAAATAATATGTATAAAGATATAATAAATGAAGATCAAGACAAAAATGCAGTTGATTATGTAAAGGAGAAGCTTAATAGTGCAATATTTTTGATTAAAAGTATACAACACAGAAAAAGTACAATCTATAGGGTTCTGGAGAAAATACTTGAGATTCAGAGAGATTATTTTGATTATGGGGAAAAGCATTTAAAACCCATGACCTTAAAAAATATAGCAGATAGTTTGGAAATGCATGAATCAACAATAAGCAGAGCTATTAGGGATAAGTATATATATACAAATTCGGGAACTATAAGAATCAAAGATCTTTTTACACTGGGTATATCATCAACTATTAATGGAGAAGATGTATCTGTAAATTTAATTAAAAGATACATACAGGATTTGATTGACAATGAGGATAGAAAAAAGCCATTATCTGATCAGAGAATATGTGATATACTAATTCAAAAAAATATGAATATTTCTAGGAGAACTGTGGCAAAATACAGAGAGGAATTAGGAATAAAGTCATCTAAAGGGAGAAAGAGATTTTAG
- the grdD gene encoding glycine/sarcosine/betaine reductase complex component C subunit alpha, producing the protein MDNIKKMIAESFDEIADGIKSGSFKKKLRIGLTLYGSEHGTEEMVRAAELAKRKYGDFDIVLIGPKLNCDFELVEAANAKEGHDKMVELLDKGEIDGCVTQHFDFPIGVSTVGRLITPANGRDVIIATTTGTSSTDRVEGMVKNCISGIAVAKALGLENPTVGILNIDGARKVERTLKKLEKSGYHVQFAESLREDGGAVMRGNDILAGTPDVMITDSLTGNLLIKIFSAYTTGGNYETLGYGYGPGIGEDYNRLINIVSRSSGAPLICEALKYCSICAEKEVLKIAKHEFEEAKKAGLDDILKSTLKAEKQASDDKENIEIPPKTVVTYAIPGIDILELEDACSALWKENIYCESGMGCTGPVILVEDSKANDAVRILESKGYK; encoded by the coding sequence ATGGATAATATAAAAAAGATGATAGCGGAATCATTTGATGAAATAGCAGATGGAATAAAAAGTGGAAGCTTTAAGAAGAAACTTAGGATAGGACTTACATTGTATGGTTCAGAACATGGCACAGAGGAAATGGTAAGGGCTGCAGAACTTGCTAAAAGAAAGTACGGAGATTTTGATATAGTTTTAATAGGTCCAAAACTTAATTGCGATTTTGAACTTGTAGAGGCTGCAAATGCCAAAGAAGGGCATGATAAGATGGTAGAGCTTCTTGACAAAGGAGAAATAGACGGGTGCGTAACACAGCATTTTGACTTTCCAATAGGAGTTTCTACTGTAGGAAGATTAATTACCCCTGCAAATGGCAGAGATGTTATAATTGCAACTACGACCGGAACCTCGTCTACAGACAGAGTTGAGGGAATGGTAAAAAACTGTATATCGGGAATTGCTGTCGCAAAGGCACTTGGATTAGAAAATCCTACAGTTGGAATATTAAATATAGATGGTGCAAGAAAAGTTGAAAGAACACTAAAAAAGCTTGAGAAAAGTGGTTATCATGTGCAGTTTGCTGAATCACTTAGAGAAGATGGTGGGGCAGTTATGAGGGGAAATGATATTCTGGCTGGTACGCCGGACGTCATGATAACTGATTCACTTACGGGAAACTTACTGATAAAAATTTTTTCAGCATATACGACTGGAGGAAATTATGAAACTCTTGGATATGGATATGGGCCAGGAATTGGAGAAGACTACAATAGGCTCATAAATATAGTTTCTCGTTCTTCAGGAGCACCACTAATATGCGAAGCTCTTAAATATTGCTCAATATGTGCAGAAAAAGAAGTATTAAAAATTGCAAAACATGAATTCGAGGAAGCAAAGAAAGCAGGACTTGATGATATATTGAAGAGTACACTTAAGGCAGAAAAGCAGGCATCGGATGACAAGGAAAATATAGAAATACCTCCAAAAACTGTTGTAACCTATGCAATACCTGGCATAGATATACTAGAATTGGAGGATGCATGTAGTGCATTGTGGAAGGAAAACATATACTGTGAAAGTGGTATGGGCTGTACTGGACCTGTGATTTTAGTGGAGGATTCTAAGGCAAATGATGCAGTAAGGATATTAGAGAGTAAAGGATATAAATAA
- the grdC gene encoding glycine/sarcosine/betaine reductase complex component C subunit beta, producing MNFPVIKNASYVLVDVPDMVVNNGTTQTLEKKTNSESEYLNEIKKHLRTFDEVVAYPPNQTYIGNLPPEELSNIKRPWHLNKVEGADRFGKFGEIMTQSEFYGLLKLSDVFDLVILEDSFTESVREMFKKHPLLNTRAEELKPGEKIEDIEKLVHENIAAPIYQDGKLVGCVKRAHEFDENLSSHVMLENLSVKASGVLALMHLMKNSKMDGKDIDYLIECSEEAVGDMNQRGGGNLAKACGEIAGISGATGIDMRGFCAGPAHALITASALVKSGIYKNVVVFAGGCTAKLGMNGKDHVKKDLPILEDCLGGFAILVSENDGVNPVVRTDIIGRHTIADGAAPQAVIKALVLDPLARNDMKITDVNKFAPEMQIPDITEPAGAGDVPTQNYKMIGALAVKSGQLERKQLPEFVKKHGYPGFAPTQGHIPSGVPIVGYGIEHILNGKLDNFMIIGKGSLFLGRMTNLFDGVSVLIEKNKGLKEEAPGISKDEIKELIADEMKKFAQQITE from the coding sequence ATGAATTTTCCTGTTATAAAAAATGCTTCTTATGTCTTAGTTGATGTTCCAGATATGGTGGTCAACAATGGAACTACTCAGACATTAGAAAAAAAGACAAATTCAGAATCCGAATATCTAAATGAAATAAAAAAACATTTGAGAACTTTTGATGAGGTTGTGGCATATCCGCCAAATCAAACCTACATAGGGAATTTGCCGCCAGAGGAATTATCTAATATAAAGAGACCATGGCATTTGAATAAGGTTGAAGGTGCAGACAGATTTGGAAAATTTGGTGAAATAATGACTCAGAGCGAATTCTATGGACTTCTTAAGCTCTCTGATGTATTTGATTTGGTTATCCTTGAGGATTCCTTTACAGAGTCTGTACGAGAAATGTTTAAAAAACATCCGCTTTTAAATACACGTGCTGAAGAGCTTAAACCTGGCGAAAAAATAGAGGATATAGAAAAATTAGTTCATGAAAATATAGCAGCTCCTATTTATCAGGATGGTAAATTAGTTGGATGCGTAAAAAGAGCACATGAATTTGATGAAAATTTATCTTCACATGTAATGCTTGAAAATTTATCAGTTAAGGCATCTGGAGTCTTGGCATTAATGCATCTTATGAAAAATTCAAAAATGGATGGAAAGGATATAGATTACCTTATAGAATGTTCGGAAGAGGCTGTAGGAGATATGAATCAGAGAGGAGGAGGAAACTTAGCAAAGGCATGTGGTGAAATAGCAGGCATAAGTGGTGCTACAGGAATTGATATGAGAGGATTCTGCGCCGGACCTGCACATGCACTTATAACTGCTTCTGCACTTGTAAAATCAGGAATATATAAGAATGTTGTTGTATTTGCAGGAGGCTGCACAGCTAAGCTTGGAATGAATGGAAAAGACCATGTTAAGAAGGATTTGCCAATACTTGAAGACTGTCTTGGCGGATTTGCAATACTTGTATCCGAGAATGATGGAGTAAATCCTGTTGTTAGAACAGATATAATTGGCAGACATACTATAGCTGATGGAGCTGCACCACAGGCTGTAATAAAAGCTTTGGTACTTGATCCACTTGCTAGAAATGACATGAAGATTACTGATGTAAATAAATTTGCACCGGAAATGCAGATACCGGATATAACTGAGCCGGCAGGAGCTGGTGACGTACCAACCCAGAATTATAAAATGATAGGGGCCCTGGCTGTTAAAAGCGGTCAGCTTGAAAGAAAGCAATTACCGGAATTCGTAAAGAAACATGGGTATCCTGGATTTGCTCCTACTCAGGGACATATACCATCTGGAGTACCTATAGTTGGATATGGTATAGAACATATATTGAATGGGAAATTAGATAATTTTATGATAATAGGAAAAGGAAGCTTGTTCCTTGGAAGAATGACTAATCTGTTTGATGGTGTATCGGTACTTATTGAAAAAAATAAAGGATTAAAAGAAGAAGCTCCTGGAATTTCTAAGGATGAAATAAAGGAATTAATAGCGGATGAAATGAAAAAATTTGCACAGCAGATAACTGAATAG
- the grdB gene encoding glycine reductase complex selenoprotein B, with the protein MIKVVHYINQFYAGIGGEEKANVKPEIREGFVGPGMQLNKLIEKSDAKIVATVICGDSYFNENMDEAKEKIIDMIKGYDPDLFMAGPAFNAGRYGMACGSISKEVEDKLGIPVVTAMYPENPGADLYKKYLYIIETRNSAVGMRKALPKLAGFGLKLVKNEEIGSPEEEGYIERGIRKNCLRGDRGSKRAVDMLVKKLKGEEFKTEFKMPVFDRVDPNPAVKDITKAKIALVTSGGIVPKGNPDHIESSSASKFGKYKIEDVSDLTPETYETAHGGYDPSYANNDADRVLPVDVLRQMEKEGKIGSLYEYYYSTVGNGTAVASAKKYGESIVKELIADGVQAVILTSTUGTCTRCGATMVKEIERGGLPVVHMCTVVPISLTVGANRIVPTIAIPHPLGDPSLSKQDEFKLRYKLVEKALNALSTEVDGQKVFEE; encoded by the coding sequence ATGATTAAGGTTGTGCATTATATAAATCAGTTTTATGCAGGAATAGGCGGAGAAGAAAAGGCAAATGTAAAACCTGAAATTAGGGAAGGCTTTGTAGGACCCGGCATGCAGCTTAATAAATTAATAGAAAAAAGTGATGCTAAAATAGTTGCAACAGTTATATGTGGAGATTCATACTTTAATGAAAATATGGATGAGGCCAAAGAAAAAATAATAGATATGATAAAGGGATATGATCCAGACTTGTTTATGGCAGGACCTGCTTTTAATGCAGGAAGATATGGTATGGCCTGCGGTTCAATATCTAAAGAAGTAGAAGATAAACTTGGTATCCCGGTTGTAACTGCAATGTATCCTGAAAATCCAGGGGCTGATTTATATAAAAAGTATTTATATATAATTGAGACCAGAAATAGTGCAGTTGGAATGAGAAAAGCACTTCCAAAGCTCGCTGGTTTTGGACTTAAACTTGTTAAAAATGAAGAAATAGGGTCACCTGAAGAAGAAGGATATATAGAAAGAGGAATAAGAAAAAATTGTCTAAGAGGAGATAGAGGATCTAAGAGAGCAGTTGATATGCTGGTAAAGAAACTTAAAGGCGAGGAATTTAAAACTGAATTTAAGATGCCAGTATTTGATAGAGTCGATCCTAATCCGGCAGTAAAAGATATAACAAAGGCCAAAATTGCATTGGTTACATCAGGAGGAATAGTTCCAAAGGGTAATCCAGATCATATAGAATCTTCCAGTGCTTCAAAATTTGGAAAGTATAAAATAGAAGATGTGAGTGATTTGACTCCTGAAACTTATGAAACGGCACATGGCGGATATGATCCTAGTTATGCCAACAATGATGCTGATAGGGTATTACCGGTAGATGTATTAAGACAGATGGAGAAGGAAGGCAAGATAGGATCACTTTATGAATATTATTATTCGACAGTTGGAAATGGTACAGCAGTTGCTTCTGCTAAAAAGTATGGTGAATCAATAGTGAAAGAACTTATAGCCGACGGAGTTCAGGCAGTTATATTAACGTCCACCTGAGGAACTTGTACTCGTTGCGGTGCAACAATGGTAAAAGAAATAGAAAGAGGAGGACTGCCAGTAGTTCATATGTGTACAGTAGTACCTATATCATTAACAGTTGGAGCTAATAGGATAGTTCCTACAATTGCTATCCCTCATCCGCTTGGAGATCCTAGTCTCAGTAAGCAGGATGAATTTAAATTAAGGTATAAGTTAGTTGAAAAGGCATTAAATGCTCTTTCGACTGAGGTTGATGGACAGAAGGTATTTGAAGAGTAA
- the grdA gene encoding glycine/sarcosine/betaine reductase complex selenoprotein A, producing MLKGKKVIAIGDRDGIPGPAIEACVKSAGAEVIFASTECFVUTAAGAMDLEIQQRVKDLTEKYGAENIVVILGGAEAEASGLSAETVSAGDPTFAGPLAGIELGLSVYHMVEPEVKQECDDAVYDEQCGMMEMVLDVDEIISEVKTVRDEYSKY from the coding sequence ATGTTAAAAGGTAAAAAAGTAATTGCAATAGGGGATAGAGATGGAATACCGGGACCAGCTATTGAAGCTTGTGTAAAATCAGCTGGAGCAGAAGTGATTTTTGCATCTACAGAATGCTTTGTTTGAACAGCCGCAGGTGCTATGGATCTGGAGATCCAACAAAGAGTAAAAGACTTGACAGAAAAGTATGGTGCAGAAAATATAGTTGTAATATTGGGAGGTGCTGAAGCAGAGGCATCAGGACTTTCAGCTGAAACTGTAAGTGCAGGAGACCCAACATTTGCAGGACCACTTGCAGGAATTGAGCTTGGTCTTTCCGTATATCATATGGTTGAACCAGAAGTAAAACAGGAATGTGATGATGCTGTATATGATGAACAGTGCGGTATGATGGAAATGGTACTGGATGTTGACGAAATAATTAGTGAAGTTAAAACAGTAAGAGATGAATATTCAAAATATTGA
- a CDS encoding glycine/sarcosine/betaine reductase component B subunit: MRLELGKIHIDDLKFGSETKVENGILYVNKDELLNEISNDDRIESIELNIVKPGEETRIIPVKDVIEPRVKVDGEGGIFPGFISKVDTVGSGRTHVLSGAAVVTTGNIVGFQEGIIDMSGEGAKYTPFSKTNNLVITCEVKDGVNQYEHEETLRMMGFKAAVYLGKAGADVEPDELKVYETLPLLEQVKQYPDLPKVLYVYMLQSQGLLHDTYVYGVDAKKIIPTFLYPTEVFDGAVVSGNCVSACDKNPTYVHLNHPVIEDLYERHGKDINFLGCVITNETVYLADKERSSSYTAKLVELLGADAVIISEEGFGNPDADLVMNCNKISAKGIKTVLITDEYAGQDGSSQSLADSTIKGDAVVTGGNANEVIRLPKMKKVIGHPEAVNVIAGGHNGSLAEDGSIEAELQVITGATSEVGFNNLSAKGF; encoded by the coding sequence TTGCGTTTAGAGTTAGGAAAAATACACATTGATGATCTTAAATTTGGCAGTGAGACGAAAGTTGAAAATGGGATCTTATATGTAAATAAAGATGAGCTGTTAAATGAAATTAGTAATGACGATAGGATTGAAAGTATTGAATTAAATATTGTAAAACCTGGAGAAGAAACTAGAATAATACCTGTAAAAGATGTAATAGAGCCTAGAGTAAAAGTTGATGGTGAAGGTGGTATATTCCCCGGTTTTATAAGTAAAGTTGATACCGTCGGCTCTGGAAGAACGCATGTTTTAAGTGGTGCAGCAGTAGTTACTACAGGAAATATTGTGGGTTTTCAAGAGGGCATTATAGATATGAGTGGAGAAGGTGCAAAATATACTCCATTTTCAAAGACAAATAATTTGGTTATAACTTGTGAAGTTAAAGACGGAGTAAACCAGTATGAGCATGAGGAAACTTTAAGAATGATGGGTTTTAAGGCAGCAGTTTATCTTGGCAAAGCTGGAGCCGATGTTGAACCGGATGAACTTAAGGTATATGAGACATTACCATTACTGGAGCAGGTTAAACAATATCCGGATTTGCCTAAAGTTCTATATGTATATATGCTTCAAAGTCAAGGACTTCTTCATGACACTTATGTATATGGAGTGGATGCTAAAAAAATTATACCAACTTTCTTGTATCCGACAGAAGTATTTGATGGTGCAGTAGTCAGCGGAAATTGTGTATCAGCTTGTGACAAAAATCCAACTTATGTTCATCTGAATCATCCAGTTATTGAGGATTTGTATGAAAGACATGGTAAGGATATAAATTTCTTGGGTTGTGTTATAACCAATGAAACCGTTTATCTTGCAGACAAAGAAAGGTCTTCCAGTTATACTGCTAAATTGGTAGAGTTACTTGGTGCAGATGCTGTAATAATATCTGAAGAAGGCTTTGGAAATCCGGATGCTGATCTTGTTATGAATTGTAATAAGATAAGTGCTAAAGGAATTAAAACAGTTCTTATAACTGATGAGTATGCAGGACAGGATGGAAGTTCGCAGTCTCTTGCCGATTCAACAATAAAAGGAGATGCAGTTGTTACGGGAGGAAATGCCAATGAAGTCATAAGACTACCTAAAATGAAAAAGGTTATAGGACATCCTGAAGCTGTAAATGTAATTGCCGGAGGACATAATGGAAGTTTAGCAGAAGATGGTTCCATTGAGGCTGAACTACAGGTAATAACCGGAGCTACGAGTGAGGTTGGATTTAATAACCTCAGTGCTAAAGGATTTTAA
- a CDS encoding thioredoxin family protein gives MVELTKQNFDDEVLNYTEKPVFVDFWGDKCEICKELMPGVHGLEEKYGDKIKFSSLNISKARRLAIGQKVLGLPTMIIYNKGEKVNTITADKITSLKDVEDFIKSYCETI, from the coding sequence ATGGTTGAATTAACAAAACAAAATTTTGATGATGAGGTTTTAAATTATACTGAGAAACCGGTATTTGTAGATTTTTGGGGTGACAAATGTGAGATTTGTAAAGAATTAATGCCTGGTGTGCATGGACTGGAAGAAAAATATGGAGACAAAATCAAATTTTCAAGTCTTAATATAAGTAAAGCTAGAAGACTTGCAATAGGACAAAAAGTATTAGGCCTGCCAACAATGATAATTTATAACAAAGGTGAAAAGGTTAACACAATTACTGCAGATAAAATAACATCATTAAAAGATGTTGAAGATTTTATTAAATCGTATTGTGAAACTATATAA